A segment of the Amycolatopsis thermophila genome:
GCCGGGTCGACTGGGTTTCGTAGCTGATCCGCACGTCGGCGCCGAACTGCCGGACCAGGCGGTCGATCGCGGGCCGTTCCGTCGCGCCGACGTAGGTCGTGGTCAGCACCCGCAGCGGCACGCCGCGCTCCCGCACGTCCAGCAGGGCGGACTCGAGCAGGCGCAGGCCGGGCCAGCGGATGAACGCGCAGAGCAGGTCGATCCGGTCGGCGCTGGCCAGCTCCGCCCGCAACTCCGCGGACAGGCTGGGTTCTTCCTTCGCGTTGGTCAGCAGCGCCGCCTGGGACAGCGGGGTCACCGGCCGGATGTGCCGGCGCGGAGCCGGGCCGGTGATCTCGCTCAGCGCGAGGAGCTGCTGCACCGTGCCGGTGAGCCGGTCGTCCTCGGCGGCGAGCTGGTCCAGCAGCTGGTTGGCCAGCGTCACCCGGCGCGCGTTGTCGGTTTCGTCGGTGAGGACGCGGCGGACCGCCTCGGCGACGTGACGGGCGATCACCTCGGGGGCGTCCGCCGGGTCGACCGCACCGAACTCCGGCCGGAACCGGTCGCGCGCCGCGTCCAAGGTCCGGTCCAGGCGGTGGGTCCGGAGCGCTTCGTACACCCCGTCGGCCAGCGGTTCCATGGTGATCACTCTGCCACGAGCCGCCGGCGGGCACCGGCGGATTCCCGTCGCCACCGCCGACCGCGCGGGATCCACGAGAACCGCTGGAGGATTGCGGGCGCCGTCTCGGGGAAATCGTCCGGGAATGTTTGCCGGTGAATCCGCCGTCGAAAGAAAGGCGACTTCGCGTCCCATTTCTGACACCATTGTCGGGAATTGATGCTCATTGTTCCCGGCGTGACCGCTGTCTCTTTCACGTCCGCCTGGCGGGTCCGGGGGCACCGCTTCGTAACCTTCGCCGTTGCTCCGAACGGGCCAACCGGAGGAGGAGTAGCAGCCCTGTTACCGAGGGGTAGAAACAGCGTTCGAGCTGGGGAAAGTATCGATTCCGAAGATCGGCGGCCACCCCCTCAAACTGTGGTTCTCCTCACCGTTTGGTGATATCTCCGTTTCCCGTTCGTAATCTGGCCGAGGCGTTGCGGCGACACCCGAATCCCCCGTTCCCGTCGCCGTGTGCCCCCGCCGGTTTGGCCCCCGACAGCCGGTGTGGACGAACGTCAAACAAGGAGACTCCCCGTCAATGGGAAGCCATAATTCAACATCGCGTGCTCCCCGAAAGGTGGTCCTGTTTCCCCCGAACAGGTACCGCCCACGGCACGCGGTCAAATCCAGGAATCTGGGCCGGATCAGTGCGCGCACGTCCGTTTCCGCCGGCCTGCTGATGCTGTCCGTGGCCGGTTCCGCCAGCCCGCTCGCCATGGCGAGCACCCAGGGCGGCGCACCCCAGCCGGCCCCGGCCACCGATACCGCCCCGGCCGCTCACGACACCGAGGTCGCGGCACCCCGTCCGGTCCTCGGACCGCCGTCGACCTGGGTCGTCACGACCCGGGCGCCGGTCCTGGCCATCCCCGCCGCCCCCGAGCCGGCCTCGGCCGACCCCGAGGCCGCCCCCGCCAAGCCCGAAGCCGCGGACCCGGCGCCCGCCCCGGCGCCGGAGGTCTTCGACACCACCGGTGACGAGCTCGCCGGCTGGATCAACGAGGCCATCCGCGTCATGCGGGACGCCGGCGTGCCGGTGTCCGGCAAGGACGTCGAGGCGATCCGCACCGTCGTGGACAAGGAGTCCGGCGGCGACCCGTCGGCGGTGAACCGGTGGGACAGCAACTGGCTCGCCGGTCACCCCTCCAAGGGGCTGATGCAGTGCATCGACTCGACCTTCGACGCGCACAAGCTGCCCGGCCACGACGACATCTTCAACCCGGTGGACAACATCATCGCCGGGGTGCGCTACACGATCGACCGCTACGGCGGCTTCGACGGCCACCCGGGCCTGAAGTCCATCCTGAAGGGCAGTGGCTACCGCGGCTACTGAGCACCCCCTGCCGCGGGTCCGTCCACACCGGACGGACC
Coding sequences within it:
- a CDS encoding transglycosylase SLT domain-containing protein, yielding MASTQGGAPQPAPATDTAPAAHDTEVAAPRPVLGPPSTWVVTTRAPVLAIPAAPEPASADPEAAPAKPEAADPAPAPAPEVFDTTGDELAGWINEAIRVMRDAGVPVSGKDVEAIRTVVDKESGGDPSAVNRWDSNWLAGHPSKGLMQCIDSTFDAHKLPGHDDIFNPVDNIIAGVRYTIDRYGGFDGHPGLKSILKGSGYRGY